Part of the Triticum urartu cultivar G1812 unplaced genomic scaffold, Tu2.1 TuUngrouped_contig_6878, whole genome shotgun sequence genome, GGCGAGGGCCGGCGCCGCCCCTGCCGGTTGGTGGTTCCATTCCCCGACGAGCCATCCAGCTGCAGTTTCAGGGCTACTGACCGTTCGAGCGCAAATGGTGCTGGCTGCTGCTTGTTTTTGTTTTCCCTTTTAGGCAAATCTTGTGCTGGCCACTGACCGTTCCAGTAGCAAATGGCGTTCAAATGGCTCGGCCTTGAATACGCCGTCCAGTTGATTGACGGTGTAGCCGCTTGTAGGGAGGGACGGCTACGTTGTACGCATCCGTGGTCCCAGATATACATGATGAGTCTTAACTGATTGTTCACACCGAATGGCCATCAGCATCATCCATGCCGCCAGACCGGACCCCTGAAATGTCACATGAAAATGATCGGTGGAGCAGAATCGAGATTGACTAGACTCATAGAACACGAGCAACTTGACAGTTAGTTTGACAGTAAATCGGTAATGGTGATAAACTTTTCACCCTCTAGAAACGCCAGAACAGTCAATTGGGGTAGAATAAGAACCACAGCTACGACAAGCTTAGCATTGATCTATAGGGGAAAAGTGCTCCCAGTTCTTTTAATGCATTCGTGTTAGCTCATATCATTTCTTTTTCCAGAAATCCCTTAGAGCAACTACAAAATTTGTTTGTACATTACATGATTATTACACAAGTATGCAATCCGAAATCTCCCAATCAAATAACAAAATAGAACAGCTATGATCTCCTGTCTGACTTGTAATCACTTgtcctcctttcttcagcttcttttCTCTTCTGTTGCCTGAAAATAAATAAGAGAACCATGTTACAATTGACACGATGCCCAGAAAGATAACGAAAATGGATATTATTAAAGGTTGCTGCAATCTAACTTGATACAAGTCGTTCTTATAAACTATGCAGTTCAAGTAAACAAATCCACATGTAGTTATCATGGTTCAGACTTGAATAATTGCATGAAACCACAACTTCAGGGTCCCCCTTAGCAATTTACCACAGCTATAGGACTTCTTTTCACAAAACACAACTTCTGAACTAATCTTTATAAGTAAGCCAAACCGGCCAATTCCATGTTGAAAAAGAAAACGTGACATGATGGGTCCACTCGCCAGCGCTTTGTGTGGACGCTCGCATGGGATATGCTGAAGTGGATGTGGGAACCACAGGCCAGCCTCTCATCTCCCTCTTCCCCTTGCGTGCTTCCTCCTATCATCTTTTTATCCAGGCTCTAGCAAAGCCAAGTCGTGACGAAAAACATGGCGAGATGGTGTGCCAGCAGTTGGTGTGGTGTCTGCAGACTAGGTCCCCAGTGTACATGAGCAGCAGGGCATATAGCAACAGAAGACAATGAAGTAGGAGCCGCCGAGTAGGTTTGTGCCTCCCGTGCGTATGTGCACGACACAGAGCAGCCCACCTCACAATCAGGCCACCAGCCACCACTACCGACACACGCCACGTCACCACCGTGCCGTTCTGCTCTCTGTTGCAATTGTGCCGCCACCATCATCAGATCGGGCCAGTGGCCGGCTGCAGCAGCAAACTGAACCTGCGGAGGAGGCAGCAAAGGGACTGGTGACGGGAATCGCACTCAAGATCAAGCGGTGGCGCTGGGTCAAGGTTGTCCTCCGTCTCCAAGTCCCACTCTGGAAGCTCGGATGATTGTCGAAAGGAGGCCGGGAGGTGGGGGTGGTTGTGGATGGGCGGCGGACTCAAACACGGCAGACGTCGGAGAACAAGTCTGTGGCAACAAGACAACAGATCAGAGAAAGAGAGGTGGAGCTCCAAGGAGCTTGAGGTTGGAGGAAAGGAGAGAGGTCATCGAGCAGACAGGGGTTCAGCCTTGGGAGGGAGAGACAAGAGAGAAGGCTTGCAGGTAGGCCCCATGTCACCTATATTATACATGTGGCCATCCATGTTAGCACAGACGGGTGGACTCGTCTTATCAGGTTTGCTCTCAAACATCCGAAAAACAGCTGATTTGGGTCATCCGTGAAAGTTCAGACTACAAGTTGTGGTTCTGTGAAAAAAGGTCCAAAAATTCTGGTGAACTGTAAAAGGAATACCTAAAGTTGTGGTTGTGTAATTAACTCTAAAAAATAAGCTGAACACTTCATTGTCGCATTAATAACGTCCATTAAATAATCTAAGTTATCAATTTCAACATCAAGTTCAACTTGGTACCATTACAATTATGCTACAACAGCGTGGAGTAGGCAGATTTCATCAGGAAAAAAAACGAGCATGTAAAAGCACACAGGGCTACAGCTATGAACATTTCCATTGGTTAATCTGATTGGTAAGCATATTTTGATCAGCAGCAACAGACAAACAAAAATATGACTACATTAAGGAACAACATGTGCTATAACGGATTATGAAGGAAATAATTGTGTGGAAAGAAGAGAACTCACGCAAAAGCAGCATATCCACCAGCAACAGCATTTTCAGAAGTCAAAAGTGTGGCAGATCCACTGGCTGCTGACCGACTGTCAAGTCCACTAGCAGCTGCAGGGTTCTTAGTATCACCATCAACCTAGCCAATAACAGAAAACAGAAGCCGGTCATAAAAATGTTGATTCCAAAAGAAGGTAAATGCATTGAGCGAGGGAATTAGAAACCTTATCCCATTTTGACTTTTTGTTTGGCCTAGCCTCTTTCTGTACAGTATCTGCCGATGCCGGAACCGATAAAACCACTATTTGATCAGCAGCAACAGACAAACAAAAATATGACTACATTAAGGAACAACATGTGCTATAACGGATTATGAAGGAAATAATTGTGTGGAAAGAAGAGAACTCACGCAAAAGCAGCATATCCACCAGCAACAGCATTTTCAGAAGTCAAAAGTGTGGCAGATCCACTGGCTGCTGACCGACTGTCAAGTCCACTAGCAGCTGCAGGGTTCTTAGTATCACCATCAACCTAGCCAATAACAGAAAACAGAAGCCGGTCATAAAAATGTTGATTCCAAAAGAAGGTAAATGCATTGAGCGAGGGAATTAGAAACCTTATCCCATTTTGACTTTTTGTTTGGCCTAGCCTCTTTCTGTACAGTATCTGCCGATGCCGGAACCGATACACCAGCTACAGCTGCTGCTGATATGGCGGGGGGGGGACACAGATGTGAATCAGAAATACAAGATTGCCTGAAGGTAATAGTTTGTCAAAATAAAGCACGCACACTTCTTTTTTCTCGCAAGAAAAAATGCAAACGTACCTGAAATCTTCGCTATTGATGGATTGATTGGAGGTTGTACTCCAGAACTAGTAAAATCAATTCTTGGATTTCTTTTCTTCTCCTGTTCCTTCCTCTCAAGTTCACGCTTCATATCAGCTTCTGTAGACAAATTGGCGGCAGATACAAGATCGTGATTGGACTATACTTCCTTAGATAAGACCAAAGCATAAAGAACTGAAAGATTCACTGTCAACAAATGCGCACACACGGGTTGTAAGGATAGTTCACCAACAACCAGGATAGAAGGTGGTGAGTGGGAGATGTTTGGTAAAAAAAATTGAGACAAATCTGAAACTAAATAAAATGTTAGAAAAGAATACAGACAGAAaacaaatgaagaacaagcatgGATTAGCCGTAGTAGAACACCTAGTGTTACGACTAGAATATGCACTTAAGGACTTAGCACTAGGTGTATAACCCATCTGGAAGAGGAGGGAAAGGTATGAGAGTTCAGAAGGACGGGTACAGCGGGAAAAGGTACAAGAGTTCAGAAGGTCGAGGGCAGCATCCGGGAAGAGGGATTTCTTATTGCTTGAGAAACAAAAGATACGAGGCCGACTGGCATTGTCTTCAAACTCAAGGAAAGGACAGCTTGGACTCTTTCCAACGAGTTACTTCTAATCTCCTCTCAAGCCTACCATAACTTGAATCGGCTTGATCCTGGCCTACTCCTAACCTGCCATGACAGCCTCTTCTGAGTTTGTATGCTGCGCTGCAGCACTTTCACCAGGAATGTCTAAATAAACACCAGGAACATCTAAACAAACCGGGACCTGTATAACCAGCTGGTTCTTTTTCCCTGGCTAGCTCAGCGCCCGTGCGTTGGTACGGAACCACCAAAAAGCTGAGGAGTTAGCCAAACAGCATGGGAGATCTATGGACAAGCTTATGTGCAATTTGACCGTTGCATGGGTCTAGCGAGAAAAAAGAGAGTGAAATGGAAGGGGGGGACTTGCAGCCTTGCAGGCAGGGATGCGGCGAAGCAACTAAAACAACCATGGGAGTGTTGCAGGATTTGAATTTGAGACATTGATGGATGGGCATAGCAAAGAAGAGATACGGCCATGGTTTTGGGGTTCGGTCTGAAATTTTCAAAATACGGTTCCATAGAACCTGACCCCCTCAGCCTTGGGCAACCGGCTTGTCAACACCATGTCCGGTGGCTCACCAGCCTTCCATAGCATTTCTTGTGCAGCACTGGAGCGGATTGTACCGTCCGCAATGGCATACCGAACATGCGATGAAGGTTAACAGCACCTATCACGTGCATGGTGCAGGGGCATGCTCTCAGAGTACATCCAGACACACCCTTCTCTGCTGAATCGCTCCCAATCAAATAGCTGACTGAGGTTACCCTTACTCATTGCTGGCGTCACATGGATGGGTGTCTGCGCTCAGCAAGAACAGATGGAGTGTAAACGCATGGCGCTTAAGGTGGCACTGGCGGTGGACCTAACTGTCAGCGCTTGACAAAGGCAGCAATCATGAGGGTGGCTGGACAAAAGGAGGTGGTTCCAAGAAGATGCTTAGATGAATGAGGTAGACGTAGGTATGGTTGGAGAGGAAGGTCATGGTGGAAATGGCTCAAAGAGGGTGGTTGGACGAGGTGCAGGGTAGGTTAGGGAAGGGAAGTATGACATGGGAAGGCGGTATTGATCATAAAGTGGTGCACAGACCAGATGGGCACCACTGCAATCACCACTGAAGGGCAACGAGTTGGTGTGGTCAAGCTGCAGAGTTCTTGAGCTCAGTATAGACTGCATGTGGTGTGTTTTGGACTTATAAGCAGGAGTTTGGGTGGTGATTGATCAAATGCCATGATTCATCTTCCTTGTTTTAATTAATAGCTGATTGTTATTTAGTAATACAGGGTTTGATCTAGTTTCTAGTGTGAACTTATGATGATTAACAGGAGAACAAGGGCCCTGTTCTAGGTGAATATTGTTAGAACATGTAGTAGTTTGTTACCAGGGTCCAGGTACAAGCCCAAAAAAAGAAGCAGTGGCTTTGTATTGCTTATGCGACAAGTACATGGGGTTTTCTATATTTTATTATAACATAAAACAACACTCTCCAGACAGTTTCATGATTGTCCACAACTTCTTTGATCTTCAATAGCTAATCAAGCCCGGCATACTTAAAAGTTTGAGGCAACCTGGAGGGTCATGGGATTCGATATGCCTTACAAGCAAGTGCACACACTCAAAACTTAAAAGCAGTGTGCATGTTCCTTTGCAATCACATCCCAGATGGCCGCCATAGTGGAACTTCTATTGATTTCAACTACAATTGCATGACTAAATAGGTACTGGTATTATACATGAACATGGAAGCTACACTCAGATGTTCAATTATCTTTCAAAAAGGAAGGTGTGGCCCAAAAGGATAGCATATTGGATCAAACATGACTATAGCATACCTATCTCATCGTAGTAGTCACTTTTATCGTACCCATATGGATTGAAAACATCTTTACTGAAGCAGGTCCCTATCTGATCAATTTCTTGGTACCGCACAGCATGCTGCAAAAAGTCAGGATTTCTGTAGTCCTTTCTGTTACGCACTTCAGCATTAAAGCTCTTTCCAGACCTTTTGTATCCAAGGAACTTGTTTATCCTTTGCTGCAGGAAAACAGTGGAACATGAGTAACTACAGCCATATTTTCATGTAAAAACAAGAACAAGTGTGAAGGATGTAGACCTGCATTCCAAGTGGTATGGGTATCACATGGAAAGCCGTCATACAACGATAAGTTTAAGTTAACATGAAAAAAGACCCACATGAGTGTACAAGAAATAATCAAAAGTttaagaaaccataatcacaaataGGCTGCCTGAACAATTTGGAGATCTATTTATGCATTAGAGAAAAGAAATGGAAAGTACAAAAAAAAGGTATCTCAGAAATATCGTATTGCAGGAAGTGGTGTGGAAATATATGAAACAGTTGCCAACAGAATATTTTCACCATTTCAGATTACACAAATAATGACATTGCCAGAAGGGAGCTGTATGTTCTACATGAGAAATATGATGAATTTTTTTATGCTGAAAATAGTGTGGGAATAATAATTTGCTCGAAAGATAACCTGTAATGCTGTAGAACATTTTGTAGTCACAGGCGGAGGAAGGAAACGGCTCAATGGATCATCATTCTGAACATTGGTAGAAATATCAGAAGCTTCCTCCACCCTAGCATCTTCAGCTTCTGTTCCCGTTACATCCACTGGAACATCTGCCCTCATTTGGTTCTGCTCAGGTGCATCCAAATGCTGAGAAGTTTCTGATAGGACTTTTGGGGTGAGAATATGAACAGTGCCTGAGAGAACTCTTTCTTCAAGAATCCCTACAAGATAGGATAGAAATATAAAGCAGACTGGATATAAAATCGGAAGTGTAGATGTTGTAATGACTCCACAAAAAGGTGAAGACAGCCAGTAACTAAACTGAAAACACTTCTATAGATGGCAGAAATATGTACGCCAAGTGTTCcaacaataaaaataaaatagaatgcatactccctccgtttctttttactccgcatataagatttggtcaaagtcaaactacacaaagtttgaccaaatttatattaaaaaaatatgaacatctacaatactaaaactatatagtatgaacatacgtttcatggtgcatctgataatattgatttcatatggtgaatgtttatattttttaatataaagttagtcaaaccctacaaagcttgactttgaccaaaccttatatgcggactaaaaagaaacggagtaCAATTTAGAGCACATGAAAAGAAGTGTAGCGGCTGTTATGATTTGATTTTGCACAAAAGGCGAACAATACCTTCAACTTAAAACACTTCTACACATGACAGAAATATGTTCGTCAAGCAACACCAGAATTGAAATCCAACATAATATCAAGAATTCCCATTTGTTTACTGCATATCTGTTGGTATTAACTGGTGATCACAAATAACAAATTATCAAAGGAGTATATCTATTAAAAATGAAGTCCCTTACAAAAAAATTGTGACACCTCTGATGCAGTCTGCGGTCAAGGGCTCAAAGGGTGTATTTGGTTGTTGCCCAAGGTTGCCCTACCAGAAGATTGACTAGCCACAATTTTAGTTCATGTTTTGATTGCCCATAAATTGGCCAACATTGGCTAAAAAAATGAACTAGAGATGGGAAAGGagcattggcatgccaaaaagtCGGCACTCATCCAGATAAAGACCAATATTTTGGTCATGGCCAAAAAAAATGGTAATAAGGTACTATTTGGTCCCAATCCAAACAAACCCAAAGTGTTCCAACTTTGAGTTAGCAAGCAAATGTACTCTGGACAAGATTAAAGAACCTACAAATCTGTTGCCGAGGTTATTAGTAGCCAAAAAATCAAATGCTAACACATGGAAATAAGAATATTTGTAGCATTCTCTATTTTCATGGTTCCAGCTATGTCTTTGCTCTTCTTCAGGTCATACTTGTCAACAAATATTCTGTATATAGAATAATAGAAATATTAACCACTTTCAGAACTTCCCAAGTCAAACATTTTGGCACAAGAAAAAAATCTACACGGTTTAGAGAATAATCTATGTCGCACGTCACCTATTTCATCTCAT contains:
- the LOC125531205 gene encoding SAP30-binding protein, whose amino-acid sequence is MASDTEGIAALFSMYNDDDEEDADEPGPPSPPPPAAATSPSTSPRTGGESSNPNSNPNPSPEHSPPPLPEEQASRKPLASPQVSPALPPLPSRRSPLPFAVSSPSPSRPPLSAPPPDLPRPPRRGSLAIVDYAHDEMAMSPDQEDGEIMSGIGGLGLDAQDAEGILEERVLSGTVHILTPKVLSETSQHLDAPEQNQMRADVPVDVTGTEAEDARVEEASDISTNVQNDDPLSRFLPPPVTTKCSTALQQRINKFLGYKRSGKSFNAEVRNRKDYRNPDFLQHAVRYQEIDQIGTCFSKDVFNPYGYDKSDYYDEIEADMKRELERKEQEKKRNPRIDFTSSGVQPPINPSIAKISAAISAAAVAGVSVPASADTVQKEARPNKKSKWDKVDGDTKNPAAASGLDSRSAASGSATLLTSENAVAGGYAAFAQQKRKEAEERRTSDYKSDRRS